The genomic stretch GAACTCGTCGCCCGGCTCCGCGCCGCCTATCCCGACGCCCACTGCGAGCTCGATTTCAAGACCCCCTTCCAGCTCCTCATCGCCACGATCCTCTCGGCGCAGTGCACCGACGTCCTCGTGAACCGCGTCACCCCGGGCCTTTTCGCCGCCTACCCCTCCCCCGCCGCCCTCGCCGCCGCCCCGGTCCCCGAAGTCGAGCAGGCCATCAAGCGGATCGGCCTCTACCGAAACAAGGCGAAAAACATCGTCCTCTGCGCCCAGGCCCTCGTCCGCGATCACGGCGGCGAGGTTCCCCGCACCATGGAAGAGTTGACCGCCCTCGCCGGGGTCGGAAGGAAGACCGCCAACGTCGTCCTCGGGAACGCCTTCGGCATCGAATCGGGCGTCGTCGTCGACACCCACGTCGCCCGCCTCTCCAACCGTCTCGCCCTCGTCCGGGGGGAACTCGATCCGGTGAAGATCGAAAAGGTCCTCCAGCGCCTGATCCCGCGCGCCGAATGGACCCTCTTCTCCCACCTCCTCATCTGGCACGGACGCCGCCGCTGCATGGCCCGGAACCCCGATTGCCCCCACTGCGAGGTCGCCGATCTCTGCCCCAAACGGGGCGTCCCCAAGGCCAAGGGCCCGGCCAAAGCACCGAAAAAAACCGGTGCAACGTGATTCCCGTGCGACTTTGACATCGTCCGCCTTCTCGCCTATCTTTCCTGTACGGGGGCGCATTTGGCATCGATTTCGATGTGCGGCTGCCCGCGGCAAGTCGAGGGCTGTGAATTGGTTGGCCTCGTAAAAAAACCAGTTCAAAAAAATAAAAGCCAACGAAGAATTGGCCCTCGCTGCTTAATTAAAAAATAAGCACGACGTCGTTGCTCCGACTCCGGCTGGGAGACAACGGCGCTATTAGCCGGGCGGGTGTGCAAGGTGAGTGACCGACCTTGCATGTCGGCATCAACGTGGTGACTGGGATGGTGGGGCCTGCGATCCGGCAACTCACCGTTCGAGAACAAATGGATCGCTAAACTTGTAGAAGCGGCTGGCTAATCGCCGAAAGACGGGGGTTCGAATCCCCCCGCCTCCACCATCCCGGCCCTTCCTCCCGACCACGGGGGAAGGGCCGGGACCTTTTTTTATCCGATGCCCTCGCTGCCCAGGACCCTCCTCCTGACCTCCCTCTCCCTCCTCGCCTTCGCGGGCAACTCCCTCCTCTCCCGCCTCGCCCTGAAGGAAACGGGAATCGATCCCGGCAGCTTCATCGTGATCCGCCTCGCCACCGCCACGCTCACCCTCCTGGCCCTCGTCCTCGTGCGAAAAAGGGGGGACCACCCTCGTCTCGGCGGCAGTTGGCTCTCCGCCTTCGCCCTTCTCCTCTACGCCGTTCCCTTCACCTTCTCCTATGTGCTCCTCTCGGCCGGAACGGGGGCCCTCCTTTCCTTCGGCGCGGTCCAGCTCACCATGCTCATCGCCGGCTGGCGCCGGGGGGAAATCTTCAACGGCTGGCAGGGCCTCGGCCTCCTCCTGGCGCTGGGCGG from Verrucomicrobium sp. GAS474 encodes the following:
- the nth gene encoding endonuclease III — protein: MATSAQARVPELVARLRAAYPDAHCELDFKTPFQLLIATILSAQCTDVLVNRVTPGLFAAYPSPAALAAAPVPEVEQAIKRIGLYRNKAKNIVLCAQALVRDHGGEVPRTMEELTALAGVGRKTANVVLGNAFGIESGVVVDTHVARLSNRLALVRGELDPVKIEKVLQRLIPRAEWTLFSHLLIWHGRRRCMARNPDCPHCEVADLCPKRGVPKAKGPAKAPKKTGAT